The nucleotide window CCCGCAGGCTGCGAAGCCAAAGGCTTACCATTGTTTTGCACTACAGTTGCCACTGCTGACTGTAGCTTTGCCGTAACTTGGTTGGTCTTACTGTCGTAGAGTTGGGTCAACAGCTTGGGATAGAAGCCAATGCCGATGATAGGTACCAATAAACAGGCAATGATGAACACCTCACGAGGTTCAGCATCCACCAAATTTTGGTGAGACACTAGCTCCTTATTTTCTGGGCCGTAGAAAATCTCTCGCAGCATGGACAACAGATATATAGGTGTGAGAATCACCCCTACGGCGGCCAGGATAATCACGACTAGCTTAAAGGTGGGGCTAAAGGCACTGCTATTGGCAAACCCCACAAACACCATTAGTTCTGCTACGAATCCGCTCATGCCGGGAAGTGCTAAGGAAGCCAGAGAACATGCAGTGAACATTGAGAAAATTTTAGGCATCTTTTTCCCTACCCCACCCATCTCATCCAGCATAAGGGTATGGGTACGATCGTAGGTCGCCCCCACTAAAAAGAACAAGCTAGCCCCAATTAGTCCATGGGAAACCATTTGCAGCACAGCCCCACTCAACCCCAGGTTAGTAAAGGAGGCAATGCCAATCAACACAAAGCCCATGTGAGAAATGGAGGAATAGGCAATTTTGCGCTTTAAGTTCCGCTGGGCAAAGGATGTTAGGGCCGCATAAATAATGTTAACCACGCCTAGGATTACCAAGGCTGGAGCAACAATTGCATGGGCAAGGGGCAGCATTTCAGCATTCATGCGTATCAATGCATAGCCACCCATCTTCAGCAGAATGCCTGCCAGTAACATGTGTACCGGAGCCGTAGCTTCGCCATGGGCATCGGGTAGCCAAGTATGCAGGGGAATGATGGGTAATTTCACGCCATAGGCGATGATGAAACAGGCATACATCCACAATTGAAACACTATGGGGAAATCCTTGTTCATCAGCGATCGCATGTCAAATGTGACATTATCCCCATAGAAAGCCATCGCTAAGCCTGCCGCCAGAATAAACAGCGAGCTGCCCGCTGTGTATAGAATGAACTTCGTAGCGGCATACTGACGCTTGTAGCCACCCCAGATTGACAGCAGTAAATAGACAGGAATTAACTCCAACTCCCACATGAGGAAGAACAGCAGCATATCCTGCACAGCGAACACGCCTATTTGCCCGCCGTACATTGCCAGCATGAGGAAGTAGAACAGCTTGGGCTTGAGGGTTACTGGCCAAGAGGCCAAAATCGCCAAGGTAGTGATAAAACCCGTCAGTAAGATTAAGGGCATAGACAAGCCATCAGCCCCAACTGACCACTTTAAGTCTAACGACGGCACCCAGTTGTAGCTCTCTACGAGTTGCAGGTCTGGGTTAGCAAAGTCGTACTGGGTGTAAAAAGCGTAGACAATTAAGGCAAAGTCAATCAGACCGATCGCTAGAGAGTACCAGCGCACTGTCTTGCCATCTTTGTCGGGGATCAAGGGAATAGCCAAGGCTGCCACGATCGGGAAAACAATAATGGTAGACAACCAGGGAAAAGAAGCATTATCCATGTTCGTTATCTGTTACTCGTTATTTGCTGTTTGTCCTTAAGCAATACCAGAGATGACCACTAATCCCAGCACAGCCCCAAAAATGATCAAGGCGTAGAATTGAGCACGCCCATTCTCAAAATATTTCAAGGCTTCACCGCTTACCAAGGTGACCAAACCAGCTAGGTTAACCACGCCATCCACAATCTTCACGTCAACTTCCAACACCTGTCGGGCCAGACGACGGCTACCCTTGACAAACACAGCATCATAGATGTCGTCGATATACCACTTGTTAAAGGACAGGTTATAGAGCGGCTGAATTTGCTTGGCAACCTTCGCAGGGTCGATTTTGTGACTTAGGTACATCAGCGATGCTAAGGTGATGCCAATTAGGCCAATACCAACGGAGCTACCTGCCATTACTAGAAACTCCATCATTTCCTCCGCAGGCAGGCTATGGAACCCCTCAACCACTTCCACAACTTCACCCGGCGGATGGACAAACGCTTCAAA belongs to Cyanobacteriota bacterium and includes:
- the ndhD1 gene encoding photosynthetic/respiratory NAD(P)H-quinone oxidoreductase subunit D1, whose product is MDNASFPWLSTIIVFPIVAALAIPLIPDKDGKTVRWYSLAIGLIDFALIVYAFYTQYDFANPDLQLVESYNWVPSLDLKWSVGADGLSMPLILLTGFITTLAILASWPVTLKPKLFYFLMLAMYGGQIGVFAVQDMLLFFLMWELELIPVYLLLSIWGGYKRQYAATKFILYTAGSSLFILAAGLAMAFYGDNVTFDMRSLMNKDFPIVFQLWMYACFIIAYGVKLPIIPLHTWLPDAHGEATAPVHMLLAGILLKMGGYALIRMNAEMLPLAHAIVAPALVILGVVNIIYAALTSFAQRNLKRKIAYSSISHMGFVLIGIASFTNLGLSGAVLQMVSHGLIGASLFFLVGATYDRTHTLMLDEMGGVGKKMPKIFSMFTACSLASLALPGMSGFVAELMVFVGFANSSAFSPTFKLVVIILAAVGVILTPIYLLSMLREIFYGPENKELVSHQNLVDAEPREVFIIACLLVPIIGIGFYPKLLTQLYDSKTNQVTAKLQSAVATVVQNNGKPLASQPAGNGATIPTIATTLSSDNLSSDK